CTGCCCCGACTCGTTCATCCTGTCTACCTTGGCGACGAGGTGATCGTCGATGAAGTAGCCCTTCTTTAGTGAACGCGACATTTTCGTCTCCTCCCGCTACTTCTTCTTGCGGCGCCGCACGATCATGCCGTCGGTGCGCTTGTTGTTACGCGTCTTGTATCCCTTGGTGGGCACACCCCACGGCGTACAGGGGTGACGGCCGCCGGAGGAGCGCCCTTCACCACCGCCCATCGGATGGTCTACGGGGTTCATCACCACGCCACGGTTGTGCGGCCGACGACCGCGCCAGCGGTTACGGCCGGCCTTGCCCAAGGACACGTTCTCATGCTCGAGATTGCCCACCTGGCCGATGGTGGCATAGCAGGTCATCAGCACCTTGCGGACCTCGCCGGAGGGCAGCTTGACCTGAGCATAGGCACCTTCCTTCGCCATCAACTGAGCGCCGGCGCCGGCACTGCGCACCAGCTGGCCGCCCTTGCCGGGACGCAATTCCACGTTGTGGATGATGGTGCCCAGGGGAATCTTGGCGAGCGGCAGGCAGTTGCCGGGGTTGATCTCCGCGGCCTCACCGGCCATCACCGTATCGCCCACCTCCAGGCCCTTGACGTACAGCATGTAGCGCTTGTCGCCGTCGGCGTAGTGCAGCAGCGCGATGCGGGCAGAGCGGTTGGGATCGTATTCGATCGTCGCCACCTTCGCCGGCACGTCGTGCTTGTTGCGCTTGAAGTCGATCTGGCGGTAGCGCTGCTTGTGGCCGCCGCCGCGGAACCAGATGGTCTGCTGACCGGAGTTGTTCCGCCCGCCGGAGCGCTTCTTGCCCTTGGTCAGCGGCTTGTGCGGCCGCGTCTCGGTGATCTCGTCGAAGGCCGGATAGGTCTGGAAACGGCTGGCCGGATTGGTCGGCTTTCTCTGTTTGATCGCCATGGTCTAGACCCCCTCGAAGAACTCGATCGACTTCTCACCATCGACCAACCGAACGTAGGCCTTCTTCCAATCCGGACGCCGGCCGAAATAGCGGCCTTGGCGGCGCAGCTTGCCATGCATATTGGCCATGCGGACTTCCGCCACCCGCACTCCGAACTGGGCTTCTACGGCCTTCTTGACCTCGATCTTGTTGGCGCTCCTGTCGACCTCGAAGGCGACGATGTTGCGGTCTTCGCGCAACTCCGTGGACTTCTCGGTGATCAGCGGCCGGCGAATGACGTCTTGAACTCTCATTTCGAAAGCACCTCCACCAGCCGGTTCAGGGCCCCTTCGCTGAGCAGCAGATGCGGCCGGCCGACGACGTCGTACACGTTGACCGCCAGTGCATCGACCGTCTTCAACGCCGGGTTGTTGCGGGCCGCGCGATCGAGGTTGACGTTGTCTCGCGAGTCGACCAACAGCGCCTTGCCCTCCACCCCGAGACCGCCCAACTGCGCGGCGAGCTCCTGGGTGCGATGGCTCGACAGCTCGAAGGAGTCGAGCACCGTGATCTGCTCGTCGGCCAGCTTGCGCGACAGCACCGATTTCAGCGCGTTGCGCTTCTCGCGCGGCGTCAGTCCTTTTTCGTGGCTGCGCACCTGCGGGCCGTGAACGATGCCGCCCTTGCGCCACTTCGGGTTGCGGATATCGCCCACCCGGGCGCGGCCGGTACCCTTCTGACGCCACAGCTTGCGACCGGAACCGGAAACCTCGGACCGGGACTTGACCTTGTGGGTGCCGCGGCGGGCAGCCGCCTGTACCGCGGTGACCGCCTCGTGGATCAGGTGCTCCTTATAGGGGTACCCGAAGACCGCTTCCGGGAGATCGATCTCCCGCAGGTCCTTATTGTCGAGGCTCTTGACTGAAATTTTCATCTCGATTTCCTTCCGCCTCAGCCGCGCTTCGCTC
This region of Acidobacteriota bacterium genomic DNA includes:
- the rplB gene encoding 50S ribosomal protein L2; the protein is MAIKQRKPTNPASRFQTYPAFDEITETRPHKPLTKGKKRSGGRNNSGQQTIWFRGGGHKQRYRQIDFKRNKHDVPAKVATIEYDPNRSARIALLHYADGDKRYMLYVKGLEVGDTVMAGEAAEINPGNCLPLAKIPLGTIIHNVELRPGKGGQLVRSAGAGAQLMAKEGAYAQVKLPSGEVRKVLMTCYATIGQVGNLEHENVSLGKAGRNRWRGRRPHNRGVVMNPVDHPMGGGEGRSSGGRHPCTPWGVPTKGYKTRNNKRTDGMIVRRRKKK
- a CDS encoding 50S ribosomal protein L23, giving the protein MRVQDVIRRPLITEKSTELREDRNIVAFEVDRSANKIEVKKAVEAQFGVRVAEVRMANMHGKLRRQGRYFGRRPDWKKAYVRLVDGEKSIEFFEGV
- the rplD gene encoding 50S ribosomal protein L4 → MKISVKSLDNKDLREIDLPEAVFGYPYKEHLIHEAVTAVQAAARRGTHKVKSRSEVSGSGRKLWRQKGTGRARVGDIRNPKWRKGGIVHGPQVRSHEKGLTPREKRNALKSVLSRKLADEQITVLDSFELSSHRTQELAAQLGGLGVEGKALLVDSRDNVNLDRAARNNPALKTVDALAVNVYDVVGRPHLLLSEGALNRLVEVLSK